A single Lolium perenne isolate Kyuss_39 chromosome 6, Kyuss_2.0, whole genome shotgun sequence DNA region contains:
- the LOC127308892 gene encoding linolenate hydroperoxide lyase, chloroplastic, whose product MLPSFSPAATAAATPPRPIPGGYGIPVLGPLRDRLDYFWFQGPEEFFRRRAAQHKSTVFRANIPPTFPFFLGVDPRVVAIVDTAAFTALFDNTLVDKRDCLIGPYNPSDSFTGGTRVGVYLDTEEPEHARTKAYAMELLRRSSRVWAPEFLAGVDTMLTAVESDLAAGKEGGASFLVPLQQCIFRFLCKAVTGADPAAESLVDRFGFYILDVWLGLQLVPTQKIGAIPQPLEELLLHSFPFPSIIVKPGYDILYRFIEKHGAEAVAVGVDTHGLTVKDAVNNILFVLGFNAFGGFSVFLPFLVLEIGKPDAADLRTRLRDEVRAALQETGGEVGFAAVAKGRMPLVRSTVYEVLRTRPPVPLQFGRARQDFVLRSHGGEGFAVSAGEMLCGYQPLAMRDPAVFDRPEEFVADRFVGEEGEKLLSYVYWSNGPETDDPALGNKQCAAKDAVIATACMLVAELFRRYDDFQCQGTSFTKIQKRQPS is encoded by the coding sequence ATGCTGCcgtccttctctccggcggccacggcggcggcgacgcccCCTCGCCCCATCCCGGGCGGCTACGGCATCCCCGTGCTCGGCCCGCTCCGCGACCGCCTGGACTACTTCTGGTTCCAGGGGCCCGAGGAGTTcttccgccgccgcgccgcccagCACAAGAGCACGGTGTTCCGGGCCAACATCCCGCCCACGTTCCCCTTCTTCCTCGGCGTCGACCCGCGcgtggtcgccatcgtcgacaccgccgcCTTCACGGCGCTCTTCGACAACACCCTCGTCGACAAGCGCGACTGCCTCATCGGGCCCTACAACCCATCCGACTCCTTCACGGGCGGCACCCGCGTGGGCGTGTACCTGGACACGGAGGAGCCCGAGCACGCCCGCACCAAGGCATACGCCATGGAACTCCTCCGCCGCAGCTCCCGCGTCTGGGCCCCCGAGTTCCTCGCCGGCGTCGACACCATGCTCACCGCCGTCGAGTCGGACCTCGCGGCCGGCAAGGAAGGCGGCGCCAGCTTCCTGGTCCCGCTGCAGCAGTGCATCTTCCGGTTCCTGTGCAAGGCGGTGACCGGCGCGGACCCGGCCGCGGAGAGCCTCGTCGACCGCTTCGGGTTCTACATCCTGGACGTGTGGCTGGGCCTGCAGCTGGTGCCGACGCAGAAGATCGGCGCCATCCCGCAGCCGCTGGAGGAGCTCCTCTTGCACTCCTTCCCCTTCCCCTCCATCATCGTCAAGCCCGGCTACGACATACTCTACCGCTTCATCGAGAAACACGGCGCGGAGGCCGTCGCCGTCGGGGTGGACACCCACGGGCTCACCGTCAAGGACGCCGTCAACAACATCCTCTTCGTGCTCGGCTTCAACGCCTTCGGCGGCTTCTccgtcttcctccccttcctcgtCCTCGAGATCGGCAAGCCCGACGCGGCCGACCTCCGCACCCGCCTCCGCGACGAGGTCCGCGCCGCGCTGCAGGAGACCGGCGGCGAGGTCGGGTTCGCGGCGGTGGCCAAGGGGCGGATGCCGCTGGTGCGGTCGACGGTGTACGAGGTGCTCCGGACGCGGCCGCCCGTGCCGCTGCAGTTCGGGCGCGCGCGGCAGGACTTCGTGCTGCGCTCCCACGGCGGCGAGGGCTTCGCGGTGTCCGCTGGCGAGATGCTGTGCGGGTACCAGCCGCTGGCCATGCGCGACCCGGCGGTGTTCGACCGGCCGGAGGAGTTCGTGGCGGACAGGTTCGTCGGGGAGGAAGGGGAGAAGCTGCTCAGCTACGTGTACTGGTCCAATGGCCCCGAGACGGACGACCCCGCGCTCGGCAACAAGCAGTGCGCCGCCAAGGACGCCGTCATCGCCACCGCCTGCATGCTCGTCGCCGAGCTCTTCCGCCGCTACGACGACTTCCAGTGCCAAGGCACCTCATTTACCAAGATCCAGAAGAGGCAGCCAAGCTGA
- the LOC127308891 gene encoding large ribosomal subunit protein mL102 (rPPR5), with amino-acid sequence MARRHLHLRIPILPLLSRNPPTPLHLRHALCSSTTATIDAAAPAIDPPTPAASAGDTPAAAAAAAEVDSAADSPPPRAPREEEPLQETIFTMIRRRKWTTRMENSIRLLSPTLTAPLVHGVITAASSANRADLALQFFRFAYRRAGFRPEPATFALLVPILASNRMLNHARCILLETMPAFSVAPGEATVAALVAAYGKAGIPQEAVKLFRLMPELGITRTALSYNAVLKAILCRGREAMARRIYNAMLADGVAPTLATYNTLIWGFGLCKKMESAVRVFGDMKTHGVTPDVTTYNTLLNAWVRAGDLESARKVFDEMPGAGFEQNTISYNVMIKGYVEANKVEEAVGLFTEMGEKGLRLSEKTFAALMPGLCDNEGKAAEARKAVEDMAERRLTPKDKSVFLRLVTTLCKAGDLDGALEVHKKSGQFKHVLVDPRQYGVLMEGLCAGGKCDGAVEVLDDLLEKGTLLSPKSPVLEAPAYNPVIEYLCNNGNTSKAETFFRQLMKKGVDDKSAFNSLIRGHAKEGALEAAQEILAIMTRRGVPTDPHSHAVLIDGFLKKNEPADAKTALDSMMEQGHLPRPALFQSVMAALFNDGRVQTASRVMKTMIEKGVTENMDMAHKIVEALFMRGHVDEAIGRVNLMVENVCMPDLDKLLVALCQKDKVMEAHKLADFALDRDFDVSFSTYDRVLEALYTEEKTLPAYSMLCKIKHKGGVVDQKGCDALMSSLKSGGYSKQADILSRILAESGSSTSKKGKKFAMGA; translated from the coding sequence ATGGCGcgccgccacctccacctccgcaTCCCCATCCTCCCGCTCCTCTCCCGCAACCCACCCACCCCGCTCCACCTCCGCCATGCCCTCTGCtcctccaccaccgccaccatcgaCGCCGCCGCCCCGGCCATCGACCCACCAacccccgccgcctccgccggcgaCACCCCTGCCGCCGCCGCGGCGGCGGCCGAGGTCGATTCAGCGGCTGATTCGCCCCCGCCCCGCGCGCCCCGGGAGGAGGAGCCCCTGCAAGAAACGATCTTCACCATGATCCGGCGCCGCAAGTGGACGACCCGGATGGAGAACTCGATCCGCCTGCTCTCGCCCACGCTCACGGCCCCGCTCGTGCACGGCGTGATCACCGCCGCGTCATCCGCCAACCGCGCCGACCTCGCGCTGCAGTTCTTCCGCTTCGCGTACCGCCGGGCCGGGTTCCGCCCGGAGCCGGCCACCTTCGCGCTGCTGGTCCCGATCCTCGCCTCCAACCGCATGCTCAACCACGCGCGCTGCATCCTGCTCGAGACCATGCCGGCCTTCTCCGTGGCCCCCGGCGAGGCCACGGTGGCCGCGCTCGTCGCGGCCTACGGCAAGGCCGGGATCCCGCAGGAGGCCGTCAAGCTCTTCCGCCTCATGCCCGAGCTCGGGATCACCCGCACCGCGCTGTCGTACAACGCCGTGCTCAAGGCCATCCTCTGCCGCGGCCGCGAGGCCATGGCCAGGCGGATCTACAACGCCATGCTCGCGGACGGCGTCGCCCCGACCCTGGCCACCTACAACACGCTCATCTGGGGGTTCGGCCTGTGCAAGAAGATGGAGTCCGCCGTGAGGGTGTTCGGGGACATGAAGACTCATGGGGTTACGCCGGATGTGACCACCTATAACACCCTGCTCAATGCGTGGGTGCGGGCAGGCGATCTGGAGAGTGCGCGGAAGGTGTTCGATGAGATGCCAGGGGCTGGTTTTGAACAAAACACAATCTCGTACAATGTCATGATCAAGGGATACGTTGAGGCGAACAAGGTCGAGGAGGCGGTGGGGCTGTTCACGGAGATGGGGGAGAAGGGGCTGAGGTTGAGCGAGAAGACGTTTGCTGCGTTGATGCCAGGGCTTTGTGACAACGAGGGGAAGGCTGCTGAGGCCAGGAAGGCGGTGGAGGATATGGCGGAGCGACGGCTCACGCCGAAGGACAAGTCGGTGTTTCTGAGGCTCGTGACGACGTTGTGCAAAGCTGGGGATTTGGATGGGGCGCTGGAGGTGCACAAGAAGAGCGGGCAGTTCAAGCATGTTCTGGTGGATCCGAGGCAGTATGGTGTGCTGATGGAGGGCTTGTGTGCAGGTGGAAAGTGCGATGGTGCTGTCGAGGTGCTCGATGATCTGCTTGAGAAGGGTACTCTGCTTAGCCCAAAGAGCCCAGTGCTGGAGGCACCGGCTTATAATCCAGTTATCGAGTATTTGTGCAACAATGGGAATACCAGCAAGGCTGAGACGTTCTTCAGGCAGCTGATGAAGAAAGGCGTGGATGACAAGTCTGCGTTTAACAGTCTTATCCGTGGTCATGCAAAGGAAGGTGCTCTGGAGGCAGCACAGGAGATCCTCGCCATTATGACACGACGTGGTGTCCCTACTGATCCCCATTCGCATGCTGTGCTTATTGATGGCTTCCTTAAGAAGAATGAGCCTGCTGATGCAAAGACAGCGCTGGACAGCATGATGGAACAGGGGCACTTGCCGAGGCCAGCTCTGTTCCAGTCTGTCATGGCAGCTCTTTTCAATGATGGTCGTGTTCAGACTGCAAGCAGGGTCATGAAGACTATGATCGAGAAGGGGGTTACCGAGAACATGGACATGGCACACAAGATTGTGGAAGCACTCTTCATGAGGGGCCATGTGGACGAGGCCATTGGTCGCGTCAATCTGATGGTAGAAAATGTCTGTATGCCTGATCTAGACAAGTTGCTAGTTGCCCTTTGCCAGAAGGACAAAGTGATGGAGGCACATAAGCTAGCTGATTTTGCATTGGACCGGGACTTTGATGTTAGCTTCTCCACCTATGACAGAGTCCTGGAAGCCCTGTACACTGAGGAGAAGACATTGCCAGCATACTCCATGCTCTGCAAGATCAAGCACAAAGGAGGCGTTGTGGACCAAAAGGGCTGCGATGCTTTGATGAGTAGCTTAAAATCTGGAGGATACTCAAAGCAAGCTGACATTTTGTCTAGGATCTTGGCGGAGAGTGGATCATCAACATCCAAGAAGGGCAAAAAGTTTGCCATGGGTGCTTAG